From a region of the Paenibacillus sp. FSL R10-2734 genome:
- a CDS encoding DUF4184 family protein: MPFTFAHPIFALPFKYVKPKYFSATGLILGSMSPDFEYFIMLEPYQSIGHSITGLFLQAIPLCVILALIFHSIVKEILVLHLPSNYNIDQRAYNTLSRWRLTTKGWIVFIISVVIGFFTHVFIDGFTHFNGYFVEQVPLLRDIVINNFPLYKILQHSFSAFGLLMLAWIIISSLYRHNETGTTIPTVSTKQKNIFWTSVVIVAVALTSMKLLLSSSKNIIGILVVSPITGACLGVLLVSIIIRGLKKIKQF; encoded by the coding sequence ATGCCTTTCACTTTTGCTCATCCTATTTTTGCACTTCCTTTTAAATATGTGAAACCAAAATACTTTAGTGCTACCGGCTTGATTCTAGGAAGCATGTCGCCTGATTTTGAATATTTTATTATGCTTGAGCCCTATCAAAGTATAGGGCATTCAATAACAGGATTATTTCTACAGGCAATTCCCCTATGTGTGATCCTTGCACTAATTTTCCATTCTATAGTTAAGGAGATACTAGTATTGCATCTTCCTTCGAACTATAATATTGATCAACGAGCTTACAATACCTTGAGCAGGTGGAGATTGACCACTAAGGGCTGGATAGTATTCATCATATCTGTGGTTATTGGTTTCTTTACTCACGTGTTCATCGATGGATTTACACATTTTAATGGTTACTTTGTAGAACAAGTTCCCTTATTAAGGGATATAGTGATTAATAATTTCCCTCTTTACAAAATATTGCAGCATTCTTTTTCGGCTTTCGGATTACTCATGCTAGCATGGATAATAATTAGTTCTTTGTATCGACACAATGAAACGGGAACGACAATACCGACAGTATCAACAAAACAAAAAAATATTTTCTGGACATCAGTAGTTATTGTAGCGGTAGCTTTAACGAGTATGAAGTTACTTTTAAGCTCGAGTAAGAATATAATCGGTATTCTAGTAGTTTCGCCTATTACAGGGGCATGCTTAGGAGTATTGCTTGTATCGATCATAATAAGAGGTTTAAAAAAGATAAAACAATTTTAA
- a CDS encoding class I SAM-dependent methyltransferase, whose product MDRIANIRTEEKKYHDMCYDSYNLFEPGSWLHRPVKTVIDLLEEYRDQEYLSVLDLGAGIGRNSIPIAESMKNRNGKVVCVDLLESAIEKLEGYSRKFGVEPFIVTRLSDIEHFIIDQGEYEIILAVSALEHVSSEKALEKKLSEMISGTKTNGTNCIIIGSNIQEVNLENGQELDPMFEVNISRERMMELLDHQYTGWEVKQRFVKQLEFEIDRKGQPVKLTTDCITFVAKKV is encoded by the coding sequence ATGGACAGAATAGCGAATATTAGAACAGAAGAGAAGAAATATCATGACATGTGTTACGATAGTTACAATTTGTTTGAGCCAGGCTCCTGGCTACACAGACCCGTAAAGACGGTAATCGATCTTTTAGAAGAATACAGAGATCAAGAATACTTAAGTGTATTAGATTTAGGAGCTGGGATTGGTAGGAATAGTATACCCATTGCGGAATCCATGAAAAATAGAAATGGGAAGGTAGTTTGTGTTGATTTATTGGAGTCGGCGATTGAAAAATTGGAAGGTTATAGTCGGAAATTTGGAGTCGAACCATTTATTGTGACAAGATTATCTGACATTGAACATTTCATTATCGATCAAGGGGAATATGAAATTATCTTAGCAGTGTCAGCCTTGGAACATGTAAGTTCCGAAAAAGCACTCGAAAAAAAACTTAGTGAAATGATTTCTGGAACAAAAACAAATGGGACCAATTGTATTATTATCGGATCGAACATACAAGAGGTAAACCTTGAAAATGGACAAGAACTAGACCCGATGTTTGAAGTGAATATATCTAGAGAAAGAATGATGGAATTATTAGATCATCAGTACACTGGATGGGAAGTTAAACAAAGATTTGTAAAACAATTAGAATTTGAAATTGATAGAAAAGGACAACCCGTAAAACTGACAACAGATTGTATAACCTTTGTAGCTAAGAAAGTATAA
- a CDS encoding ATP-binding protein: protein MFETLLLNFLFILFPILMFLIFFENRAFAYNSKILVLLSAVTMCLCIAKPFKLDIGFIFDLRYVPFIIVALFGGYKNVLPLYILLNIYRFYVGGEGTFQSFLFATSILILVPLYSKRFIKLDSKGRVIAATIISFLTMGLYLVTLGFTQGTLNREFWFLTLNAFTTHVGVMSINMILIEKIITNIKNRDRIMQSERLNVVSELAASVSHEIRNPLTVTSGFLQLLNKSKTISPEEKQYVELSLLELQRAEKIVSDYLSFAKPQSENMVYSNMWAESEYTKNIIMPYATMHKVDVQFSFNNSLNKSYDRNQIQQCLINLYKNGIEAMKDKDGGTLFIDISEKKQNIIISIRDTGIGMTKEEITRLGKPYYSTKEEGTGLGMLMVYSTVNKVKGIIEVDSEKGKGTTFLITIPT from the coding sequence TTGTTTGAGACTTTGCTTTTGAATTTTTTGTTTATATTATTTCCAATCTTAATGTTTCTAATTTTCTTTGAGAATCGAGCTTTTGCCTACAATAGTAAGATACTAGTCCTACTGTCGGCAGTGACTATGTGTCTATGTATAGCTAAACCGTTTAAACTCGATATTGGCTTTATTTTTGATTTGAGATATGTCCCATTTATTATTGTGGCTCTTTTTGGTGGATATAAGAACGTTCTACCACTATATATCCTTTTAAATATCTATCGATTCTATGTGGGTGGAGAGGGTACGTTTCAATCATTTCTTTTTGCTACATCAATCCTGATCCTGGTCCCTCTATATAGTAAAAGGTTCATAAAACTAGATTCGAAAGGTCGCGTCATCGCGGCAACGATAATTTCTTTTCTGACGATGGGACTTTACCTAGTTACATTAGGTTTTACACAGGGGACGTTAAATAGGGAATTTTGGTTTCTCACTTTAAATGCCTTTACGACGCATGTCGGAGTGATGAGTATCAATATGATTTTAATAGAAAAGATTATCACCAATATTAAGAATCGCGATCGAATTATGCAATCGGAAAGATTAAATGTCGTTAGCGAGTTAGCGGCTAGCGTATCACATGAAATAAGAAATCCACTTACTGTAACCAGCGGTTTTTTGCAGCTACTAAATAAATCCAAGACGATCAGCCCAGAGGAGAAACAATACGTAGAGCTATCTTTATTAGAACTACAGAGGGCAGAAAAAATCGTGAGTGACTATCTCTCATTTGCCAAGCCACAATCCGAAAATATGGTTTATTCTAACATGTGGGCGGAGTCAGAATATACTAAAAATATCATCATGCCTTATGCCACGATGCATAAAGTAGATGTGCAATTTAGTTTTAATAATTCGCTTAATAAAAGTTATGATCGGAACCAGATTCAGCAATGTTTAATTAATCTATATAAAAACGGAATTGAAGCTATGAAGGATAAGGATGGCGGTACGCTGTTCATTGATATTTCGGAAAAAAAGCAAAATATTATCATCAGTATTCGAGATACTGGAATTGGAATGACAAAGGAAGAAATAACGCGTCTGGGTAAGCCGTATTATTCTACAAAAGAAGAGGGCACAGGACTTGGGATGCTAATGGTCTATAGTACCGTCAATAAAGTAAAAGGCATTATTGAAGTCGATAGTGAAAAAGGCAAAGGAACAACGTTTCTAATCACCATCCCTACTTAA